The genomic interval CTGGAGCCTGGCTGTATGGAACATTCCAGATCCAAGGCTGATCTATAAATAGAGAAATCGGCATATTGATATTATTTGAAAAAGATCATTATCACATGGAAAATGCAGACATATACTATTAAAATTTGAGCCATATTTACCCTTAGGTACGTAGGGTGTTGGAGGTAAATCAAATGGCACTGGAAAACCGGAGGATGACGACGAGAAGGGAAACGGGCTTTTGCGAATTGGAAACGTCTTCATGTTCTACAAGAAAATAAGTCACCCTCTCTTATTTAGATAATAAATTTTAGCGTTATCATCTGACATAGTCGTCGTACCTCtaattacgaaattaattggtttcagaacttttttcgtaacttgaaaaatttgtaagtagcggtgtactttatatgtaaattctctaattcgttccatggtcctccaactaccaactaaaccctttaaaatgggtcaaagtgtctcaattttgtatgaaagatgtgatctttttcatatctcgattcatgcatttgcatataaaaaaattgtaacctgaaaattttgtacgtagagtcattcgtaagtagaggtacgattgTATTTATTTGCGAGTGTCTTCTTACAAAGGCTGATGGCAGGTAGAGAACGCCAAGTTCATAAGATCGAACCATAACCTGTGAGTTGTTCTTCTCCAGAGCTCCCCACGCAGCTTTGGATAAATTGGAACTGTAAAAATGAgtcattattatttcaaaaattgtatttagaagagagaaaatgaatggatacaTCCAGAAATGAGTGTTCGTTTCTGTTCTGTAGATGGCGACAAAATATTGCAGTaaagtcaccattttttttcctcaaatataGCTGGGAATCGTCAGATTATAATCCACAACATCCATTTCTTATTTGTCATTAAATTCCCTGAACCATGGTTCCTTGGTAACCATGGTATATTGACCCTTTTTCACATTATCACCACAAAAAAAGTAAGCTGTGTCTTGTAGTTCCAGTATTTTGGTGTAAATTTTGACTTTGTCCaaccaaaaaagcaaaaatgtgcCAACCTGGTAACAAGGAACCACGCCAACTCTGTGAAATCGGGTGACACCCTCATGTATGTCTTgatgtggggcatggcgtgagTCCGCCCGGTCGCATCGGCCTGCCATCggctacacacacacaagcgcaGTACAGTAAtcactcgaatatcgcggttaatgaaggccgcgataatcgaaaaatcgcgaagtagggtcacccctgttGTAACTTTTTTCCAGTGCtgggtcctagtagcaagaatggcttataataataataattagcagaaaaaatcgcaaagtagtgaattcgcgataatcgagggattactgtattagatTTCAGTAAAATTGGGAGTAAGTCATACAattatgatatatattttttcctattAGCAAaggtggcttccacttacgagtttcagtgtggattttcacatttttataaactttcaaaaaaaatcgagggattactgtattataaGAGTACAATTTATGTGATAAATTTCTGAGTGTCAAATTACTGAAAGTAGGAGTGCAGCCAGAGTTGCTTCTGCGCCGTCTGGATGCTGTAAGGAAGAGAACCTCCGGCTGGTGGATAAAACCACATTTGATAATCAATACCGCGAGtagaaaacatttattaaataaatataaaatgttaaaactCACCAGGATAACCTTCTAAACTCGTTCGTACATCTTCCACTGACGGATACAGCTGCAAAAAGAAAGTGAAAGCAATGATTCTTAATTGTGTCTTGTGGCGCGGGAACGTACCAAGTGAATAGGGGTGTTGGGCCGTCTTAATTGTGTCTTGTGGCGTGGGAACGTACCAAGTGAATAGGGGTGTTAGGGCGTCTTAATTGTGTCTTGAGGCGCGGGAACGTACCAAGTGAATAGGGGTGTTGGGCCGAAGAGAGGATCCTCCCAGCGTGGTCAAGGTGCGTTGAAATTCCCCCGCCAGCCACTTGGTTTTGTCCACCCCCATGGAGCCGATGCTGGAGAATTGTCCGACCACTGGCCATTGGTTCTCGCCCGGGATGGAGCTGGTGTGCTCGTAGAGCAACTGCAAACCAGAGTTAGACTTTAGTCATAATTATCAGtcattaaaattacatttttaatattttttgttaccTTTCTTAGTCTAAGGTGGCCCCACCGGTCCATGTCTGATCCCACATATCTACCAGGAGTGGAGCCAACCAAATAGACCCTGAACACAAAAGTTATGGGTGGGTTGAACATTTAGCTCAGTGTTGTCAAAAATGAGGCCCACGGGCCGAAAGTGGCCCGCCGAAGGGTCCGATCCGGCCCGTTGGGTTGTTCTGTCTTGATGGGCACTTTGTAGCTTATTCATAAAGTACGTACATTATTAAatggttccattttttttacctggtttCCGACAGATCGTGGTCTTTTATCCGCTGGATCCAGTCCTCCAGCTCAGGCGCCCGATAGGATGCCAAATATTCCAGCAGATCTCGCTTGAAGAAGGTCGGCGACTCCCCACAGGTGTCGCCGCTTCCTTTTGGCAACCTTGGAAACAGGGGGCTCATCCACATCCTGGGAAAAGTGCGGGTAAACATGATTTtgactttaatttatttaataagggacagcacatattaatgaacatatttatgtaAATGTGTAAGATTGCAGGGCGGCTCGGcatctgagtggttagcacgttggcctcacgggttcaaatctaggtcggtctacctgtatggagtttgcatgttcttcccggggctgggtgggttttctccgggtactccggtttcctcccacattccaaagacatgcatggtaggctgattggacactctgaattggccCTAGataagagtgtgagcgtgaatggttgtttgcgaTTGGCTGTCAATTGGGTGCCAATTCAGCCTCTgaccagaagtcagctgggataggttccagcacccccagcgaccctggtgaggataaagtggttcagaaaatggtgagatgtaagattgtagccaagggctaatttcccatctttagtcccttgtgtaggttgaagataaacgatgacacacactAGATGTGCACACTTTtagacggtacacggtcgattggtcgtcggtcttttggtcgccgatctcgtatgctaattggtattgagatgcagagaaggtgctttggctaatttagcactcattttgaagggaactacacagtcacctatagagccagcccttgttgatgtgttggaattttttgtacaaaaacttgcagtggaggaggagctttctgatggaagattttgtaaactaagcatATTTGATTTCAATTCATGAGTCCACTAATTTTGGCAGATGTAACTGAAACAAGCactttttttgaagggaactacacagtcacctctagagccagcccttgttgatttgttggatttttttgtacaaaaacttgcagtggaggaggagctttatgTTGGAAGgatttgtaaactaaggtggcctctgcatatttaacagtattgtccaaGTTCAGGCGTTTGGCATGACGGAAAATAGGATTTGAATGACGAACCCCTGCGTCTTCTGGTACCAGTCTGCTCGGATCATGTTGGATGTTAGGATGATGACTCGAAATCCTTCCTCGTACCAGAGAAGCATCATCTTCCTGTAATGAAGACATCTAGAGCAGGGCTGTCAAACTTACGGACATTTTTTTATGCGTTGGAGGCCAAATGGAATGAATGGATAGTTTTTCTAGATCATTTATCAATATTAAAAATTGGGGGGTTAGAATTGTCTTTTTGAGCCTTTAATGAGGAGatcatgtattatttttttttacttttaaatgtaattatcaTTTTATAAGGGGTAACGTTACATTTTTGATGTtactaaaaagggaaaaaaataaatattcaatttatttatttattcatttacactgaaaaatcaAAGGGGAGAAGAGTAAacatgcattttttgttttttgttctaaatgatggatttttaaagaatattttggagatttaaaaaagtgggagaaaaccacaaatctttttttaaacccaaaaaatgttgatttgaatttttctaaaaggggaaaacatcaaatatttcattttgccattttttaatcataaaaaaagaaaagtaaatatattttcatagaTCTAGTTTATgatgatttaaattaaaaataagtgGGAAGCAGAAATATTGTGCAAAAAAgctttttggattaaaaaactggaaaaatgacaacatgttaaaaaatgtagttcatttaaaaaaaaaaaagtagttcatttaaaaaaaaaaacaattgttgatttaaaaaaaatagttcattaaaaaaattgttcatttgaaaaaaaacatactttgtccataaaaatatttttttagttcatttaaaaaaagtgttcatttaaaatatatatatttaaacaattcatttaaaaaataaaaataatcattttaaaaaaattctagttcattttaaaaatatatatatatattttgtcaaaCCAAACCCCCTGAAATGATTATCTATGTATCTCTAATGTTAATTTGAATTCATCATGAATTCATGAAgaaccacaaaaaatgatggggGGAGGGGGCAGTctggccactttgacacccgtgctcTCGGATTAAAGACCGACGTGATCCACCTCGAACCATGCTTACGTGTGGTGCGTTCCAAAAGCGATGTCTAATTTGGCCTGTCGGGAGAAAAATTCTTACGCTCAGAAATCTTTCCATTTTCAAACAGTGCTGCATACCTGACAGAAGCAGATGTGGGGGAAGGGCTGAGCCTGTTGCACCAGCCGAGCCTTGGCCTCCCGCTTGTCGCCGTGGACGATCAAGACGGGCCGATCCCTGACGCCAAAGGCAAAACAAAAGCGATACATATAGGCACTCTAACTGAGCCATCCAGCAATTAGACCCCACCTGAATTCCGGAGGATACTGCTGAACCATCCAAGCGATGTCAAAACAGTAGTTAAACTGTGCCAAATAAGAGAGGTATAGTTATATTAAGCATCTTTATTATAATTGATTAAAAACCTACCTGAACGGACTCTTTAAGCGTTCCGAATAATGGCGAGAGGATATCTGCAGAGGAGaatgtatatacatttatttatttacatatgatTCAACACGTGTATATTCATTTTGTTTGGTGTATTTATTTCCATATTtgtgaactaccgtattttctcgcgtattagccgtctacatgtataagccgcacccttaaaattgacttaaaatcgttgaattttacaatttctcgcgtataagccaccccgattcacaattttcacctgcaaattcatggttttaatagggagtacaaatgtgttattttgaagggaaaatcttaagaataaTCATCAAAGgatgtcatgtgagcagtacaacaagGAAGTATGTCCGTAGcgatctagtttgtcatccctagggaagatggcagcgccctgaacgagcaatggcaggtacaagtgagttttttcatgttttatgcaagatacggtttattatttttcttgaagttcattcatagacatcaaaataaattttgtttagcatcttatttgtttatcttgtctctattttgaaacaaatgaccaCATCGGACGCATTATTTTGCGTTatagcgtttcgtctttgtcgtcTTGCAATttttgcatgtcaagtctaatttgtgcgcatataagccgtacccttgattcagtcataattttttggtGCGataaatacggtgtatatgcgagaaaatacggtacctactCTGGCTTTCTGGCCAACAGCATGGCACTAAAATGATGTTTTGCGTCTTTTGTATGGTTTATTTTGCAAAAGAAATGACTACTGATGACTCAGAAGTTGAATTGTCTTCAAAAATAAAGTCCTGCTCAACCAGTGTTTAAAATCAAAGTTTTCCCATCAAACAGGATGAATTTCTTCTTACCTTTGATATGCAATGCGCCATTGTTGTATTTCCTGTCCAGGCCCGTTACCTTGTTGAGGTAGAACCTGAACATGTCGTCCAGACACGGCAGCGTGGACTCAAAGAAGTCGTCGGGCTCGTCGATGTAGTAGACGCGTCCGTGGGGGCTGGGGGGACGTTCGTTGGCCACCTTCCTCCGTTTGGGACTCGGGGCCTTCCTTGCCGCTTCGGTCGTCTTCTTAGGACCGTCGTCATCGTCGCTGTCGGAGAGCGCCCAGCCGGCGCCATCTACCGAATCCGTCTTCCTCTTACCGGCCAAAGATGGAGAGGGCTCAAACTTGACCGGGTTGATCTGGTTCTGGGCAGCCTGTTGTCTGGCCTCAGAACCCACCACGAGTCCAGGGAGCGGGCTTGGTTCTGGTTTAACTTCAGGAGGAGAATGGTCTCCGACGGGGGAGGGGAGCGAGTCGTGATTGGAGGGCAGCGCTTGAGGGGGTTTGGGCGGGGTCCTCGATGGAGGAAGCTCGTCGTTGTCGTCATCCTCGCTGCTGGAAACGCTCCATTTGCCATGTTGACTGTCTTGAGACATTCCTGCGGACAAATAAAACTGCTAAAATTGTGGTTTATTTGAGCCTATTATTGTCTGTCCAATATGGTTTAACCTAAAAAACTAAtaacaattccattttttttaaaaggacatatacatatatacatctacataaatatacacatatacacacatatatatatatacatatacacacacatatatacaaacatttatacacacatacacacacatatatacacatatacacacacatatatatacacaaatacacacatatacacataaatacacacatatatacacgtatatatatatatatatatatatatatatatatatatatatatatatatatacatatacacataaatacacacgcatatatatacacattaatacacacacatatatacatatatacacataattacacacacacatatatataaacacatttatacacacacatatatacacagatacacacacatacatgtatatgtgtgtgtgtatatatatatatatatatatatatatatatatatatatatatatatatatatatatatatatgtatatatatttatatatgcatgtccgccgcctctgacccagagtcagctgggataggctccagcaccccccgcgaccctaatgagaatgaagaggttcagaaaacgaTATGAGATGAATACACATACAATCACATTTAGTACACATATGCACATGTAGTACAAATTTACACATTTAGTACACATTTACACAGTTAGTACACATGAagacatgtacatacaaacacacaaacactattcatgtttttatgagAGCGAAATACAGAATTACGTCCAACTAGGCAGTGTAAGCGTAGAAAATAAAGCATTCTTCGAATATTATTCTTTTTAGGCCTTTTTAAGTGATTGTTTGCTTTAAAAAGCATCCATTGTAGTCGGTGCATGCAGATGTAAATAAAGATGCGGGGGTCTTTTATTTGGTAGTTTAAATATATAGCTTACCGTAAATGTTTCTttagtattcagtttttttgtgtggcGGCTGTCGAGATTTTAGCCGAATTAAAGCGAATAACTTGCAAATGtgtaaatgaacaaaataaaaagtccGCTGGAAATATAAATCCGTACAGAAACAcaggacatttaaaaaaatgtagcagAGATATGAGTCCGGGTGGAATTACATAACTAAGTAGTTcgtgtttttgtttaaatacataaataccgtatttatttaaCTGCTACAACACCTAAATTACACCTTTTGtgcaaacaacaaaaatattcatgaatATTTTATAAATTCATATAAATTACATGGCTAGATTACACATAGAAACAAACGTTCCCTTTTAGGCGGCCATTTTAGGACAGACAATTCCTTCACATGGCATTTTTCGACTTCTCGGAGTCAAGATAATTTTGTTGCTTCACCCACAGAAACGGCAttgaataatcatgtttcacTACCATTAacggagatagacgtccaatcaaattGGACTGCTGAACCTCCCAGTAAAAGTAGATTAAATGCCCACTTATTTTGAAAacccatatattttttaacaattcaGATCCTTAGATCATGTTTCAGAAgaattatatctttttttttaatttgtgtatTTTGTTGCATTCTGAGACTAGTACGTACAAAGCTGAGGCCAATGAGTCGTTAAGGCGCATTAATTTAGCCACAGGTGtcaggtgttgtttttttcctcctctgtgattggttgttgcaCTTTGTCAACTAGGTTAAAAGCAGTGTGATAGTCTTTCCTAGCTGTTAGCACAATGAGGGCTAATTCTCAGTTTGTGAGTATGCTAGCACCACTGTTGGTGGTTTTGCTGTGTTTCGCCGCATTTCCAGCGGGTTTTGACGAGTGAGGGGAGGCCATTTAAGTGCGGCCCCGAAGAAGTGAAAGAGTTGGGGTCCATTGCGGAGCGACACATCCGTTACAGTCACCATCATGGATTCAAATTCAAGCTGAAGGCCATCCACGACAGCAAATTTAAACCGGTTTGTTATTGCCGTAATTTACTTGTCAagttttattcacattttttaaaattacttgtTGGTTTGATCCAGATTCCTTCTGGATGCAAAGTGGACATGAGAATTGAGCCGGTACAAACCATGTGTCACGTGACCAACCCCAAATAGAGGAGACTGAATGTCCCAAGGATGCGTATCGTAATCATGTGTCCTGTCGGCGTGAATGCATGGACAAAaaggtgaggttttttttttagaatagacctttatttcatcccatatttggggaaatttccttggttgcagtagcaagacagacacagaagacattgtagacctagttaaaaaaaatcctgacaaATCTAGCTGAAATGGACTAGTTTTTAACCGATTTCATGTTTGTCAAGCGTCACGTCTTCTGCAAAACTTCCTATGACCCTCGTCAAGAGAAAGTTGGTGATCTTTCGTGTGAAAGGTATTCTCCAAGAGTGTCTATGAACATGCTCTCCATTTGTACCTGTGcaaatgtttgattttgttcTCCTTAGTTTCCAGCCCTGGATTTTCCAAAGTACAACTGATTTGCTGAGCCACCGTATTTGTCCTTTCCCGTCTTTATCCCCTTGATTCTTTCCCAGGCTGAACATGAACTGTTTTTGAAGTTGGAATCAAATAAATATGCTTCAAAATATTAAATTGGCTTCAATGTgctttcaattatttttagtttttgttttaaaccttCCTATCGCACAGTTTTGGGTCAAATTTTCTTAAAGTATTGTGATATTTAGGTATTTCCCCAAGTACACAAGACTAGAGAAACCTTTCTACTGCTCCATTTGTGGTCATTCCCTTTAAAGGTTgtgagaatttttttctgaattgtGTAGTATTATTGACTTTGTTGTACTTTGCTGTTGAAATTTAGTCACTAAAATTCAATTTCTGTGAGATCAAAGTAAAATCAAATTTGTTATAAGTTTATAATGTCAAGTGTACACTTAAAGCTGAGTGTCAAGGTatgattaattaaaaatatacattgctGGCACGAGTTCAAAATGTGTAAATTTGAAATAAGGTAATTGGAATGATTAACACTAAACTAAAGTTGGATATAAATGCCAACCAATAAAGACTTGTACTTAATTTGTTCTATTGgagtaatgtttaaaaagggtAATGGTAGCAAAAATGGATTACTGCTGTAATAAATGTTGagctttatttgttttaaaccaCTTTTTGCAggagcagttttttttaacagcaaGATGATTTAAATTGCTGAATGTGTTCTTTAGCGCCACCTGCTGCATATAAAAGGACAGTTGAGCACTTAACGTTTATTTTAAAGCGTTTTCAGGGTCGTTAAGTGAAGATCTTCTTTTTTTACCCTACGTATATAAAATATTGAGTCATATTTTAGATATTAAATATAAATGAGGAATaaagttgtttttcatttcaattatttAGTAGGAAGACTATGTAGAAATATTGTTTTACTTTGAGTAGGCCAATGTTTTCTTTCCTCCAGTCAATTGTTCTGAtcgaaaagaaatgaaaaattaatGAAAAGTGGGCGGGGTTGGGGTG from Stigmatopora argus isolate UIUO_Sarg chromosome 2, RoL_Sarg_1.0, whole genome shotgun sequence carries:
- the tdp1 gene encoding tyrosyl-DNA phosphodiesterase 1, which translates into the protein MSQDSQHGKWSVSSSEDDDNDELPPSRTPPKPPQALPSNHDSLPSPVGDHSPPEVKPEPSPLPGLVVGSEARQQAAQNQINPVKFEPSPSLAGKRKTDSVDGAGWALSDSDDDDGPKKTTEAARKAPSPKRRKVANERPPSPHGRVYYIDEPDDFFESTLPCLDDMFRFYLNKVTGLDRKYNNGALHIKDILSPLFGTLKESVQFNYCFDIAWMVQQYPPEFRDRPVLIVHGDKREAKARLVQQAQPFPHICFCQAKLDIAFGTHHTKMMLLWYEEGFRVIILTSNMIRADWYQKTQGMWMSPLFPRLPKGSGDTCGESPTFFKRDLLEYLASYRAPELEDWIQRIKDHDLSETRVYLVGSTPGRYVGSDMDRWGHLRLRKLLYEHTSSIPGENQWPVVGQFSSIGSMGVDKTKWLAGEFQRTLTTLGGSSLRPNTPIHLLYPSVEDVRTSLEGYPAGGSLPYSIQTAQKQLWLHSYFHRWQADATGRTHAMPHIKTYMRVSPDFTELAWFLVTSSNLSKAAWGALEKNNSQVMVRSYELGVLYLPSAFNMKTFPIRKSPFPFSSSSSGFPVPFDLPPTPYVPKDQPWIWNVPYSQAPDTHGNVWVPS